The Stigmatella aurantiaca DW4/3-1 genome contains the following window.
TCATCACGTGGTGCGACGAAGGCGTTGCGCAGCCGGGGGCGTGGGTGGCGGGCTGCATCGGGCGAGGGCATGCCAGTCGTGGCGGTGGTGGCTGGGGGCTGGCCCAGCTCCGCGGGTGTCTCGCCACCGGGCACCCCCTGTGCCTGAACATCCGGGGAGATCCAGTAGCGCTGCCGCTCGAAGGGGTAGGTCGGAAGGGCCACGCGGTGACGTCTGGCGTTCCCGTGATAGCCCTTCCAGTTCACGGAAGCGCCTGCCAGCCAGAGGCTCCCCAGCGCTTCGTGTAGGACCTGCGCATCCGGGATGAGTTCGTCCGGGTGACGCATGGAGGTGACCACCGTCCATGGGCCACTGGGCACAGGCATCCGTCTGGCCAGGGTGCTCAGCGTGCGGCCGGGTCCCACCTCCAGCAGCACGCGTCCCGGCTTGCGTCCCAGGGTCTCCAGACCGGGCGCAAAGCGCACACACTGGCGAAGGTGATCCACCCAGTACTGGGGGTTGCGCGCCTGCTCTGGGGTGATCCACTGACCCGTGAGATTGGAGACATAGGGCAGACGGGGCGTCTCCAGCTTCACCTTGCGGACGATCTGGGCGAAGCGCTCCAGGATGGGCTCGACCATGGGCGAGTGGAAGGCATGCGCGGTGTGAAGCACACGGCACGCCGTCCCATTCCGGGTGAGTTCCTCTTGGAGGGAACGGACGTCCTCCGGGGGGCCAGAGACCACGCACAGGGACGGGGCGTTGATGGCCGCGATGGCCAGACGGGGACCGAGCAGGGGACGCAGCCCGGCCTCGTCCATGGCCACCGAGAGCATGGCACCTGGGGGGAGCTCCTGCATCAGCGAGCCCCGGGCCGCCACCAAGGCCAAGGCATCGTCCAGGCTCAGCACACCGGACAGGCACGCGGCCACATACTCACCGATGCTGTGTCCCATCATGGCTTCGGGCTCGATCCCCCAAGACATCCACAACCGGGCCAGCGCGTACTCCACGGTGAAGAGCGCGGCTTGCGCCAGGCGTGTCTGCTCCAGGCGGGCTTGCGCGGTGCTGTCCTGAGGAGCGCGGAGCAGCTCCCGGAGATCGAGGCCCAAGTGAGGCTGGAGGGCCCGGGCGCATGCATCCACGTACTCACGGAAGACGGGCTCGGACTCGTAGAGTCCCGCGCCCATTGCTGGATGTTGCGCTCCCTGCCCAGGGAACAAGAAAACGACGGGCGCACCGGTGGCCACCGTGGAGCCCGACAGCAATCGCCGTGTGGAGGAGGCGCCCGTCAGTCCCTCTTCTGCGTCCGTTGTGGAACCGCACACGAGGACACGCCGGTACTCCAACGCACGGCGCCCCACCTGGAGCGTGTAAGCCACGTCCGCCAGGGGAATCTCCGCATGCTTGTGCAGGAAGCTGGCCAGGCGCTCGGTGAGCGCATCCAGGGCGGTGGGGGTGGCCGCGCTCAGCGGCAGGAGCTGAAGCGCCCGGGAAGGATCCGAAGGCGAGCGTTTGGGCGCCTCTTCCAGGATGACATGGGCGTTGGTGCCCCCCATGCCAAACGAACTCACGCCGGCCCGCCGGGGGCTGGCGCCTGCCTTCCAGTCCATCAGATCCGTGTTGACGTAGAAGGGTCCTTCCTCCCAGGGAATGTGGGGATTGGGCTCCTCGTAGAGAGGATGCGGCGGCAGTTGCCGGTGGTGCAGGGCGAGGCTGGCTTTGATCAGGCCGCAGACCCCGGCAGCCGCATCGAGGTGGCCGATGTTGGCCTTGAGCGCTCCCAGGATGCACGACTGGCGTGGCAAGTCCTGGCCACCGAAGGCCGTGTTGAGGGCATGCACTTCGATGGGGTCTCCCAAGGCCGTGCCGGTGCCGTGGGTTTCGATGTAGGAGATCGTCTCGGGAGCCACGTTGGCGTTGGCCAGTGCCTCGGAGATGACTTCGGCCTGCCCCTCCACGCTGGGCGCCGTATAGCCTCCCCGGAGCGCGCCGTCGTTGTTGACGGCCGAGCCCAGGAGGATGGCGTAGATCGGATCTCCGTCCGCCAGGGCGTCTTCCAAGCGCCGCAGCGCGACTGCCCCCACGCCGCTGCCGAACACGATTCCCCGGGCCGAGGCATCGAACGGACGGCAGCGCCCATCGGGTGAGAGGATACCTCCCTCTGACGGGAGATAGCCGTGCTGTTGGGTGAGGTTGATGGAGACGCCGCCCGCGAGCGCGAGATCGCACTCGCCGTTGAGCAAGCTCTGGCTGGCGACATGGACGGCCACGAGCGAGGTGGAACAGGCGCTCTCCACCAGGAAGCTGGGGCCCTTGAGATCCAGCTTGTAAGACACCCGGGTCGTCAGGAAGCTGCCAGAATTGCCCAGGTTGAGTTGCAGCGGATCCGTGCTGCGCCGCACCGCGGAGTTCCCCAGCAAGTTCACCAGCAGATAGGTGCTGAGCGCCTGGCCCGCGAAGACACCCACCAGGAGCGGATCGCCCTGGCCGCCATGTCCCGAGGACTCGAGCACCTCCCAGGCACACTCGAGGAAGAGCCGGTGCTGGGGGTCCATCAGCTCGGCCTCTCGCGGTGTGTATCCGAAGAAGGCCGCATCGAAGCCTTCCACATTCTCCAACCGTGCGGCGGCCGGAACGAAGCGCGGGTGGCGAACCAGCTCCGGCTCTGCTCCCGAGGCCAACAATTCTTCCGTGGAATAGGAGCGGATTGCCTCCACACCATCGCAGACGTTGCGCCAGAACCCCTCCAGGTCCTGAGCCCCTGGAAAGCGCCCGGCCAGTCCAACGATGGCCACCTCGGAACCTGTGAGCGGTGTTGCCATGGCGTCGAGAAGTCTCCTAGCTGTTGTCGAGCTTGCGTTGCATGCGCTCTCGCCGCAGCGCACCCCGGCCACGGCGATGGATCAGTGCTGAGTCAGGGGCGGCCGCCTCTTCGCTGGGAGGAGACAGCAGCCGGGCCATCCCTCCCAGCGTGGGTTTCTTGAAGAGCTGGACGATGGGGAACTCCAGGCCCATCCGCTGTTTGATCTCCGCCACCAGCTTGAGACCAATGAGGGAGTTGCCACCCAGCTCGAAGAAGTTGTCGTGAGCGTGCACGTGGGAGATGCCCAGCAAGCGCCGCCAGATGTCGCCCAGCAGGCTCTCCACCTCATCCACGCTGGAGAGCGTGGCAGGAGGCGGCGAGGTGGACGGGGAGGGGGCTCCCGCACCGGCCAGTTCTTGAAGGAGGCTCGGACTTCGCGCAAGGACCGAGGGGAGGGGACGGGTGGAGACCACCAGGTGAGGTTGCAGGTGGGCCAATGCCCGGCCGAAGACGTCGACGCCTTCCTGAGGCGAGAGGGCATGGGCGAGCATCTGCTCGCG
Protein-coding sequences here:
- a CDS encoding type I polyketide synthase, with protein sequence MATPLTGSEVAIVGLAGRFPGAQDLEGFWRNVCDGVEAIRSYSTEELLASGAEPELVRHPRFVPAAARLENVEGFDAAFFGYTPREAELMDPQHRLFLECAWEVLESSGHGGQGDPLLVGVFAGQALSTYLLVNLLGNSAVRRSTDPLQLNLGNSGSFLTTRVSYKLDLKGPSFLVESACSTSLVAVHVASQSLLNGECDLALAGGVSINLTQQHGYLPSEGGILSPDGRCRPFDASARGIVFGSGVGAVALRRLEDALADGDPIYAILLGSAVNNDGALRGGYTAPSVEGQAEVISEALANANVAPETISYIETHGTGTALGDPIEVHALNTAFGGQDLPRQSCILGALKANIGHLDAAAGVCGLIKASLALHHRQLPPHPLYEEPNPHIPWEEGPFYVNTDLMDWKAGASPRRAGVSSFGMGGTNAHVILEEAPKRSPSDPSRALQLLPLSAATPTALDALTERLASFLHKHAEIPLADVAYTLQVGRRALEYRRVLVCGSTTDAEEGLTGASSTRRLLSGSTVATGAPVVFLFPGQGAQHPAMGAGLYESEPVFREYVDACARALQPHLGLDLRELLRAPQDSTAQARLEQTRLAQAALFTVEYALARLWMSWGIEPEAMMGHSIGEYVAACLSGVLSLDDALALVAARGSLMQELPPGAMLSVAMDEAGLRPLLGPRLAIAAINAPSLCVVSGPPEDVRSLQEELTRNGTACRVLHTAHAFHSPMVEPILERFAQIVRKVKLETPRLPYVSNLTGQWITPEQARNPQYWVDHLRQCVRFAPGLETLGRKPGRVLLEVGPGRTLSTLARRMPVPSGPWTVVTSMRHPDELIPDAQVLHEALGSLWLAGASVNWKGYHGNARRHRVALPTYPFERQRYWISPDVQAQGVPGGETPAELGQPPATTATTGMPSPDAARHPRPRLRNAFVAPRDEQEHMVARVFEEVLGIEAVGIHDNFFELGGHSLLATAVVGRLRDGSGVSIPLQLLFEGPTVAQVAERLGGLSWRPPNEDPERDALLLMLAELIRLETPSAP